Proteins from a genomic interval of Xanthomonas sp. AM6:
- a CDS encoding helix-turn-helix transcriptional regulator, with protein MNSRIRELREARGWSQGELGEQLGVSRQTINALETGKYDPSLPLAFRIARLFAHSIEQVFLFDDAE; from the coding sequence ATGAACAGCCGCATCCGCGAACTGCGCGAGGCGCGCGGCTGGTCGCAAGGCGAGCTGGGCGAGCAGTTGGGCGTGTCGCGGCAGACCATCAATGCGCTGGAAACCGGCAAGTACGATCCGAGCCTGCCGTTGGCGTTCCGCATCGCGCGGCTGTTCGCGCACAGCATCGAGCAGGTGTTCCTGTTCGACGACGCCGAGTAG
- a CDS encoding ATP-binding cassette domain-containing protein, translating into MIVADNLHKAFKTKAGTVQAVQGVSFEAADGQITGLLGPNGAGKTTTLRMLYTLMTPDQGQVRVDGIDVGQDPLAVRRALGVLPDARGVYKRLTARENIAYFGELHGLSAARIAERTRLLAAALDMDDILDRQTEGFSQGQRTKTAIARALVHDPRNVILDEPTNGLDVMTTRAMRGFLRGLREEGRCVIFSSHIMQEVAALCDRIVIVAKGTVVAAGTADELRALTGEDNLEDAFVKAIGSDEGLHA; encoded by the coding sequence ATGATCGTCGCCGACAATCTGCACAAGGCGTTCAAGACCAAGGCCGGCACCGTGCAGGCGGTGCAAGGGGTCAGCTTCGAAGCCGCCGACGGCCAGATCACCGGCCTGCTCGGTCCCAACGGCGCCGGCAAGACCACCACCTTGCGCATGCTGTACACGCTGATGACGCCCGACCAGGGCCAGGTGCGCGTGGACGGCATCGACGTCGGCCAGGATCCGCTGGCGGTGCGCCGCGCGCTGGGCGTGCTGCCCGACGCGCGCGGCGTGTACAAGCGCCTGACCGCGCGCGAGAACATCGCCTACTTCGGCGAACTGCACGGCTTGTCGGCGGCGCGCATCGCCGAGCGCACGCGGCTGCTGGCGGCGGCGCTGGACATGGACGACATCCTCGACCGCCAGACCGAGGGCTTCAGCCAGGGCCAGCGCACCAAGACCGCGATCGCGCGCGCGCTGGTCCACGATCCGCGCAACGTGATCCTCGACGAACCCACCAACGGCCTGGACGTGATGACCACCCGCGCGATGCGCGGCTTCCTGCGCGGGCTGCGCGAAGAGGGACGCTGCGTGATCTTCTCCAGCCACATCATGCAGGAGGTGGCGGCGCTGTGCGATCGCATCGTCATCGTCGCCAAAGGCACGGTGGTGGCCGCCGGCACCGCCGACGAACTGCGCGCCCTCACCGGCGAGGACAACCTGGAAGACGCCTTCGTCAAGGCGATCGGCAGCGACGAGGGATTGCACGCATGA
- a CDS encoding LysR family transcriptional regulator, with product MELTWLEDCLALAETLNFSRAAERRFVTQPAFSRRIHALEEWLGTPLFVRSRKEVLMTPAGEAFIRKASGLATAIYAARQEALTVAGLHKPALAFLATHVLSFTFFPSFVRRIESNSGIGAFQLISDTLRACEKLMLQGAAQFLLCHHHPGMRPGLDSEQFERVVVGSDVLQPFSAPGEDGDGRPLWSLTSSGDLPLLSYSADSGLGRIVSGHPKFKEVEARLAPALTSDLAATLLAMCRSGAGVAWLPRTLVDDDVEKGRLVHAAPGRTDWDISVDICLIRHTGLLSQQAEELWEQLKQGKLKN from the coding sequence ATGGAACTGACCTGGCTCGAAGACTGCTTGGCGTTGGCTGAGACACTGAATTTCTCGCGCGCAGCGGAACGTCGCTTTGTCACCCAGCCTGCTTTCAGCAGACGCATTCATGCCCTCGAAGAATGGTTGGGCACGCCTTTGTTTGTCCGTTCGCGCAAAGAAGTGCTGATGACCCCGGCCGGGGAGGCCTTCATCCGCAAGGCATCGGGACTGGCGACGGCGATTTATGCGGCTCGACAAGAGGCTTTAACGGTGGCTGGACTGCACAAGCCTGCGTTGGCATTTCTTGCAACGCACGTTCTGTCCTTCACCTTCTTCCCGTCCTTTGTCAGGCGAATAGAATCGAACAGCGGGATCGGAGCGTTTCAGCTGATCTCCGACACGCTCAGGGCATGCGAAAAACTGATGCTGCAAGGCGCAGCGCAGTTCCTGCTCTGTCACCACCATCCCGGTATGCGTCCAGGACTGGATTCGGAACAGTTCGAACGGGTCGTCGTAGGCAGCGATGTGCTGCAACCATTCAGTGCGCCTGGCGAAGACGGCGACGGGCGCCCACTTTGGTCGCTCACCTCCAGTGGTGATCTTCCACTCTTGTCTTACAGCGCAGACTCCGGCTTGGGGCGCATCGTGTCGGGGCATCCAAAGTTCAAGGAAGTGGAAGCCCGCTTGGCACCTGCACTGACGTCCGACCTCGCAGCGACGTTGCTGGCCATGTGCCGCTCCGGGGCAGGGGTCGCCTGGCTGCCGCGCACGCTGGTGGACGATGATGTCGAGAAGGGACGGCTTGTCCATGCGGCGCCCGGGCGCACGGACTGGGATATCAGCGTGGACATCTGTCTCATCCGGCACACCGGGCTTTTATCTCAGCAAGCCGAGGAACTGTGGGAACAGCTCAAGCAAGGCAAGCTGAAGAACTAG
- a CDS encoding energy transducer TonB, whose amino-acid sequence MLHVTTFAKARRVAPVLLLAALAACSKQEDAPPAAAPAAAPAATAPAAPAVSAKVQSMGTEQLHASASQALRENRMYAPAGNNAVEYYLALRDKQPDDAAVKSALTDLMPYTLIAAEQSINREDFPEAQRLVALIEKMDSQAPALPRLKLGVSNGIQAVAQRSQEETDKVKKEAEQKAKLLAEQQKQAQQQASEAQAAQQIAAQQEAARRETARQDAERQAAAARSAPAPAPAAAPAAAPAAQPAAASPAATAAAGTQSLRAISTPAPRYPPEALRSGTAGEVLVEITVGTDGSVTNARVLRATPPRVFDREALNATKRWRFEPVSAPVTTRRTLAFNPGG is encoded by the coding sequence ATGTTGCATGTAACGACATTCGCAAAGGCGCGCCGCGTGGCGCCGGTGTTGCTGCTGGCCGCGCTGGCGGCATGTTCCAAGCAGGAAGACGCCCCTCCGGCCGCCGCGCCGGCAGCGGCACCGGCGGCGACCGCACCGGCTGCGCCGGCGGTCTCGGCCAAGGTGCAGTCGATGGGTACCGAGCAGCTGCACGCATCGGCCAGCCAGGCGCTGCGCGAGAACCGCATGTACGCCCCGGCCGGCAACAACGCGGTCGAGTACTACCTGGCGCTGCGCGACAAGCAGCCGGACGACGCCGCGGTGAAGAGCGCGCTGACCGACCTGATGCCGTACACGCTGATCGCCGCCGAGCAGAGCATCAACCGCGAGGACTTCCCGGAAGCGCAGCGGCTGGTCGCGCTGATCGAGAAGATGGACAGCCAGGCGCCGGCGTTGCCGCGGCTGAAGCTGGGCGTGAGCAACGGCATCCAGGCCGTGGCGCAGCGCAGCCAGGAAGAGACCGACAAGGTCAAGAAGGAGGCCGAGCAGAAGGCCAAGCTGCTGGCCGAACAGCAGAAGCAGGCGCAGCAGCAGGCCAGCGAGGCGCAGGCCGCGCAGCAGATCGCCGCGCAGCAGGAAGCCGCGCGCCGCGAGACCGCGCGCCAGGACGCCGAACGCCAGGCCGCCGCGGCGCGCAGCGCGCCGGCGCCGGCCCCCGCGGCGGCTCCCGCCGCAGCGCCGGCCGCGCAACCTGCCGCCGCGTCGCCGGCCGCCACGGCCGCAGCCGGCACGCAATCGCTGCGCGCGATCAGCACGCCGGCGCCGCGCTACCCGCCGGAAGCCCTGCGTTCGGGCACCGCCGGCGAAGTGCTGGTGGAGATCACCGTCGGCACCGACGGCTCGGTCACCAACGCCCGCGTGCTGCGCGCCACGCCGCCGCGCGTGTTCGACCGCGAGGCGCTGAACGCGACCAAGCGCTGGCGCTTCGAACCGGTCAGCGCGCCGGTGACGACGCGGCGGACCTTGGCGTTCAATCCCGGCGGCTGA
- a CDS encoding NAD(P)-binding domain-containing protein, translating into MKIGIIGAGNIGATLARKLAAAGHAVKLAGSKGPDDVREKAREVGAVPVAAQDAVMDVDAIVLSIPFAKIPEVAGVFAEVPAGVVVIDTSNYYPMRDGNVAEVDGGKPESVWSSEQLGRPVVKAFNAVLAQTLAEGGAAAGTANRIAIPVAGDDAHAKAIACELVNETGFDALDAGDLANSWRQQPGTPAYCTELTLPDLQDALSAADKARAPGDREALIKSFMAEKSALSHEQTVARNREVTAPR; encoded by the coding sequence ATGAAGATCGGCATTATCGGCGCGGGAAACATCGGCGCTACGCTTGCACGAAAGCTGGCAGCGGCCGGACATGCAGTGAAGCTTGCCGGTTCGAAGGGACCTGACGACGTCCGCGAGAAGGCCAGGGAGGTCGGCGCGGTCCCGGTTGCCGCGCAGGATGCGGTCATGGACGTCGACGCGATCGTTCTTTCGATCCCGTTCGCGAAGATCCCCGAGGTCGCCGGTGTCTTTGCCGAGGTGCCGGCCGGCGTGGTGGTGATCGATACCTCCAACTATTACCCGATGCGCGACGGGAACGTCGCGGAGGTCGACGGCGGCAAGCCGGAAAGCGTCTGGTCGAGCGAACAGCTGGGCCGGCCAGTGGTGAAAGCGTTCAACGCGGTCCTCGCGCAGACGCTCGCCGAAGGTGGCGCGGCGGCCGGTACGGCCAATCGAATCGCGATCCCGGTCGCAGGCGACGATGCGCATGCCAAGGCGATCGCGTGCGAGCTGGTGAACGAAACCGGTTTCGATGCGCTGGATGCCGGCGATCTTGCGAATTCATGGCGCCAGCAACCGGGCACGCCCGCCTATTGCACGGAACTGACGCTGCCTGATCTTCAGGATGCGCTGTCGGCGGCCGACAAGGCGCGCGCACCCGGCGATCGCGAGGCTCTGATCAAGAGCTTCATGGCGGAGAAGTCCGCCCTCAGTCACGAGCAGACCGTCGCGCGCAATCGTGAAGTCACCGCTCCACGTTGA
- a CDS encoding TIGR00645 family protein translates to MSPPRPQPRLNPLSSLIFASRWLQLPLYLGLIVAQGVYVFLFGKELWHLIHEAPSLGEQQIMLIVLGLIDVVMISNLLVMVIVGGYETFVSRLGLEGHPDQPEWLSHVNASVLKVKLALSIIGISSIHLLKTFIAVGALDGMPMCSPEQLASATTATVGLKTCATLTATGVLWQTIIHGIFILSAIGIAWTDRLMSAPAKSAH, encoded by the coding sequence ATGAGCCCTCCGCGCCCGCAGCCCCGCCTCAATCCGCTGTCCAGCCTGATCTTCGCCTCGCGCTGGCTGCAGCTGCCGCTGTACCTGGGCCTGATCGTCGCCCAGGGCGTGTACGTGTTCCTGTTCGGCAAGGAGCTGTGGCACCTGATCCACGAGGCGCCGAGCCTGGGCGAGCAGCAGATCATGCTGATCGTGCTCGGCCTGATCGACGTGGTGATGATCTCCAACCTGCTGGTGATGGTGATCGTCGGCGGCTACGAGACCTTCGTCTCGCGGCTGGGCCTGGAGGGCCACCCGGACCAGCCGGAGTGGCTGAGCCACGTCAACGCCAGCGTGCTGAAGGTGAAGCTGGCGCTGTCGATCATCGGCATCTCCTCGATCCACCTGCTCAAGACCTTCATCGCGGTCGGCGCGCTCGACGGCATGCCGATGTGCTCGCCGGAGCAGCTGGCCAGCGCCACCACCGCCACCGTGGGCCTGAAGACCTGCGCCACGCTGACCGCGACCGGGGTGCTGTGGCAGACCATCATCCATGGCATCTTCATCCTGTCGGCGATCGGCATCGCCTGGACCGACCGGTTGATGTCCGCGCCGGCCAAATCGGCGCACTGA
- a CDS encoding alpha/beta hydrolase: MPHPCRPLAVVAATLLLAACQAAQAPTAQSAGRSYGALRFHPCTLTSPVAASNVEAQCTRMPVPENPAAPGGRKIELNIAWLPVSGQGSSEPDPVFFLAGGPGQAATEVASIVDLALRDTRKRRDVFLIDQRGTGQSNPLSCLGADGKEMQLADPARAPTAAELADYAKQCAQSLQGRADPRYYTTTQAIADLDAVRAALGADKLNLIGGSYGTRVAQQYAARYAAHTRSVVIDGVAPNDLVVGGEFATTFEDAITLQSEQCKATPACAKRFPTDTRAQLRTVVERLRQAPVEVDYRDPASGESKHDRVTADTVTSLAFSFSYVPQTASLLPLVLDEAAHERYAPLMSLAQMMGKQMDGQMNRGMQWSVICAEDADRYRAPAAGGDTLLGPEVAQMFFAACPSWPTGTRPAGFTAPFKSTLPVLLTSGELDPVTPPRYAARVLQGLPNGRHLVVRGQGHGTMTLGCMPKLLGQFFENADAKRLDATCLDAMSGVPAFTSFNGWEP, from the coding sequence ATGCCACACCCATGCAGACCGCTCGCCGTCGTCGCGGCGACCCTGCTGCTCGCCGCCTGCCAGGCCGCGCAGGCACCCACGGCGCAGAGCGCGGGACGCAGCTACGGCGCGTTGCGTTTCCATCCGTGCACGCTGACCAGCCCGGTCGCGGCCAGCAACGTCGAAGCGCAATGCACGCGCATGCCGGTGCCGGAGAATCCGGCGGCGCCCGGCGGGCGCAAGATCGAACTCAACATCGCCTGGCTGCCGGTCAGCGGCCAGGGCAGCAGCGAGCCGGACCCGGTGTTCTTCCTCGCCGGCGGACCGGGCCAGGCGGCGACGGAGGTGGCCAGCATCGTCGACCTGGCCCTGCGCGACACCCGCAAGCGCCGCGACGTGTTCCTGATCGACCAGCGCGGTACCGGCCAGTCCAACCCGCTGAGCTGCCTGGGCGCGGACGGCAAGGAGATGCAGCTGGCCGATCCGGCGCGCGCGCCCACCGCGGCGGAACTGGCCGACTATGCCAAGCAATGCGCGCAGTCGCTGCAGGGCCGCGCCGATCCGCGCTACTACACCACCACCCAGGCCATCGCCGACCTGGACGCGGTGCGCGCCGCGCTCGGCGCGGACAAGCTCAACCTGATCGGCGGCTCCTACGGCACCCGCGTGGCCCAGCAGTACGCGGCGCGTTACGCCGCGCACACCCGCAGCGTGGTGATCGATGGCGTGGCGCCGAACGACCTGGTGGTCGGCGGCGAATTCGCCACCACCTTCGAGGATGCGATCACGTTGCAGTCCGAGCAGTGCAAGGCCACTCCGGCCTGCGCCAAGCGCTTCCCCACCGATACCCGCGCGCAGTTGCGCACGGTGGTGGAACGCTTGCGGCAAGCGCCGGTGGAGGTGGACTACCGCGACCCGGCCAGCGGCGAGAGCAAGCACGACCGGGTCACCGCCGACACCGTCACCAGCCTGGCGTTCTCGTTCTCGTACGTGCCGCAGACCGCCTCGCTGCTGCCGCTGGTGCTGGACGAGGCCGCGCACGAACGCTACGCCCCGCTGATGTCGCTGGCGCAGATGATGGGCAAGCAAATGGACGGGCAGATGAACCGCGGCATGCAATGGTCGGTGATCTGCGCCGAGGATGCGGACCGCTACCGCGCGCCTGCCGCCGGCGGCGACACCTTGCTCGGCCCGGAGGTGGCGCAGATGTTCTTCGCCGCCTGTCCGTCGTGGCCGACCGGCACGCGCCCGGCCGGTTTCACCGCGCCGTTCAAGTCCACGCTGCCGGTGCTGCTGACCTCCGGCGAGCTGGATCCGGTGACCCCGCCGCGCTACGCCGCGCGCGTGCTGCAGGGCCTGCCCAACGGCCGCCACCTGGTGGTGCGCGGGCAGGGCCACGGCACCATGACCCTGGGCTGCATGCCGAAACTGCTCGGCCAGTTCTTCGAGAACGCCGACGCCAAGCGCCTCGACGCCACCTGCCTGGACGCGATGAGCGGCGTGCCGGCCTTCACTTCATTCAACGGATGGGAACCATGA
- a CDS encoding alpha/beta hydrolase — translation MNLRVLLSLCLLGVATAARAGNPPPPEDPYAPARAIVADIGRIVTPDGVQETFEVELGGTRQVVNVRGADRANPLLLFIHGGPGAVEMPVAWSFQRPWEDFFTVVQWDQRGAGRSFPLNDPKTLAPTLTPARYRDDAIALIEQLRRRYGKSKVFVLGHSWGSIVGLEVAAQRPDLLYAYIGMGQVIDFRASERAGYDWVLEQARRDRNATAVAELEALQPYPGNGAFDIDKMTTQRKWSIHYGGLAAGREDANFYFRAPRLSPEYTPADIQAWDHGSAFTIATLFPQLADVSFASLHTLRVPVIMLLGRQDYTTPSALTARWLERLQAPRKKAVWFEHSAHLPMVEEPGRVLQALLAEALPLATPAPRQPGGQAGG, via the coding sequence ATGAACCTGCGCGTCCTGTTGTCCCTGTGCCTGCTTGGCGTCGCCACCGCCGCCCGTGCCGGCAACCCGCCGCCACCGGAAGACCCCTACGCGCCGGCACGCGCGATCGTGGCCGACATCGGCAGGATCGTGACCCCGGATGGCGTGCAGGAAACCTTCGAGGTCGAGCTCGGCGGCACCCGCCAGGTGGTCAACGTGCGCGGCGCCGACCGCGCCAATCCGTTGCTGCTGTTCATCCACGGCGGGCCGGGCGCGGTCGAGATGCCGGTGGCGTGGTCGTTCCAGCGGCCGTGGGAGGATTTTTTCACCGTCGTGCAGTGGGACCAGCGCGGCGCCGGGCGCTCGTTCCCGCTCAACGATCCCAAGACCCTGGCGCCGACCCTGACGCCGGCGCGCTACCGCGACGACGCGATCGCGCTGATCGAACAGTTGCGGCGGCGCTACGGCAAGTCGAAGGTGTTCGTGCTCGGCCACAGCTGGGGGTCGATCGTCGGGCTGGAGGTGGCCGCGCAACGGCCGGACCTGCTGTACGCCTACATCGGCATGGGCCAGGTGATCGACTTTCGCGCCAGCGAGCGCGCCGGTTACGACTGGGTGCTGGAGCAGGCGCGCCGCGACCGCAACGCCACGGCGGTGGCCGAACTGGAGGCGTTGCAGCCATACCCGGGCAATGGCGCGTTCGACATCGACAAGATGACCACGCAACGCAAATGGTCGATCCACTACGGCGGACTGGCGGCGGGACGCGAGGATGCGAATTTCTATTTCCGCGCGCCGCGCCTGTCGCCCGAATACACGCCGGCCGACATCCAGGCATGGGACCACGGCAGCGCGTTCACCATCGCCACGCTGTTCCCGCAACTGGCCGACGTCAGCTTCGCCTCGCTGCACACGCTGCGCGTGCCGGTGATCATGCTGCTGGGCCGGCAGGACTACACCACGCCCTCGGCCCTGACCGCCCGCTGGCTGGAGCGGTTGCAGGCGCCGCGCAAGAAGGCGGTCTGGTTCGAGCACTCGGCGCACCTGCCGATGGTGGAGGAGCCCGGCCGCGTGCTGCAGGCCTTGCTCGCCGAGGCGCTGCCGCTGGCCACCCCGGCGCCACGCCAGCCGGGCGGCCAGGCGGGCGGCTAG
- a CDS encoding mandelate racemase/muconate lactonizing enzyme family protein, whose translation MRITDVVEITKPISSPIRNAYIDFSKMTASLVAVVTDQVRDGRRVVGYGFNSNGRYGQGGLIRERFRDRILEAESDSLCNDAGDNLDPSRIWKAMMSNEKPGGHGERSVAVGTLDMAIWDATAKIAGMPLFRYLAQMKGREANPRVFVYAAGGYYYPGKDNSALRKEMRGYLERGYNVVKMKIGGASLDEDRGRIESVLEEIGSEARLAVDANGRFDLETGIAYAKMLREYPLFWYEEVGDPLDYALQASLSEFYPGPMATGENLFSHQDARNLLRYGGMRPDRDYLQFDCALSYGLVEYLRTLEVLAQFGWSPARCIPHGGHQMSLNIAAGLGLGGNESYPDLFQPYGGFPDGVKVQDGHILMPELPGIGFEGKSDLIEVMRGLAE comes from the coding sequence ATGCGCATCACCGATGTTGTCGAAATTACCAAGCCGATCTCCTCGCCAATCCGCAACGCCTACATCGACTTCTCCAAAATGACCGCGAGTCTCGTGGCGGTGGTCACCGATCAGGTCCGCGACGGTCGCCGGGTCGTTGGCTACGGCTTCAATTCCAATGGGCGCTACGGACAAGGCGGTTTGATCCGCGAGCGCTTCCGCGATCGCATTCTGGAGGCCGAGAGCGACTCGCTGTGCAACGACGCTGGCGACAACCTGGACCCTTCTAGGATTTGGAAGGCAATGATGTCCAACGAGAAACCCGGTGGCCATGGTGAGCGTTCAGTGGCGGTAGGCACGCTTGACATGGCGATCTGGGACGCCACCGCCAAGATCGCCGGCATGCCACTGTTTCGCTACCTTGCCCAGATGAAGGGCAGGGAAGCCAACCCCCGGGTATTCGTCTATGCAGCCGGCGGCTACTACTACCCAGGCAAGGACAACAGCGCTCTGCGCAAGGAGATGCGCGGCTATCTCGAGCGCGGCTACAACGTGGTCAAAATGAAAATCGGTGGCGCCTCCCTGGACGAGGATCGCGGGCGGATCGAGTCGGTGCTGGAAGAGATTGGCAGCGAGGCACGTTTGGCGGTAGATGCCAATGGTCGCTTTGACTTGGAGACTGGCATTGCCTACGCCAAGATGCTGCGCGAATACCCCTTGTTCTGGTATGAAGAGGTAGGCGATCCGCTCGACTACGCGCTGCAGGCCAGCCTGAGCGAATTTTATCCTGGGCCAATGGCGACCGGCGAGAACCTGTTTTCGCACCAGGACGCACGCAATCTGCTTCGCTATGGCGGCATGCGTCCGGATCGCGATTACCTGCAGTTCGATTGTGCGCTGTCTTATGGCTTGGTCGAATATCTCCGCACGCTTGAAGTCCTAGCGCAGTTCGGTTGGTCTCCCGCACGCTGCATCCCGCATGGCGGACATCAGATGTCGCTCAACATCGCGGCAGGATTGGGCTTGGGCGGCAATGAAAGTTATCCGGACTTGTTCCAGCCCTATGGTGGGTTCCCGGATGGGGTGAAAGTTCAGGACGGCCATATTCTGATGCCCGAGTTGCCGGGCATTGGTTTCGAGGGCAAGTCCGACCTCATCGAAGTGATGCGCGGGCTTGCTGAGTAG
- a CDS encoding ABC transporter permease, whose protein sequence is MARMSLFRTVFTVMRKELRDLSRDRRTLALALLLGPLLYPALILGMGALAESRVRTQIDKPLDIPVIGRERAPNLVAFLAAQGLNAVDPPKDLTAAIRNQDIDLALRIGDDYAQDWREGRPALVEIVKDSTRRDADIPATRVQAALSMYNQQVGALRLLARGIDAQVARPLDVATQDLATAEAKRGALLSILLPVLLTITSFIGGAYLILDATAGERERQSLEPLLATPASRGAIVSGKIAAACVVGLASLLLTLLAFKLSAQFASGIGRQLNVGFVAMLQMLFVLVPMLFIGTSLLTVLAAAAKSMKEAQSHMTWLMLLPMLPGYALMVYPLKTTLWQFAVPFLAQNQMLLKIIRREPIDLQIWAVYLAAGFGLAAVLWLAAVRRYRQERLAISG, encoded by the coding sequence ATTGCACGCATGAGCCTGTTCCGAACCGTGTTCACCGTGATGCGCAAGGAACTGCGCGATCTCTCCCGCGACCGCCGCACCCTGGCGCTGGCGCTGCTGCTCGGCCCGCTGCTGTATCCGGCGCTGATCCTGGGCATGGGCGCGCTGGCCGAGAGCCGGGTCAGGACCCAGATCGACAAGCCGCTGGACATTCCGGTGATCGGCCGCGAGCGCGCGCCGAACCTGGTCGCCTTCCTCGCCGCTCAAGGCCTGAACGCGGTGGACCCGCCCAAGGACCTGACCGCGGCGATCCGCAACCAGGACATCGACCTGGCGCTGCGCATCGGCGACGACTACGCGCAGGACTGGCGCGAGGGCCGGCCGGCGCTGGTCGAGATCGTCAAGGACAGCACCCGCCGCGATGCCGACATCCCGGCCACGCGGGTGCAGGCGGCGCTGAGCATGTATAACCAACAGGTCGGCGCCCTGCGGCTGCTGGCGCGCGGCATCGACGCGCAGGTGGCGCGGCCGCTGGACGTCGCCACCCAGGACCTGGCCACCGCCGAGGCCAAGCGCGGCGCGCTGCTGTCGATCCTGCTGCCGGTGCTGCTGACCATCACCTCGTTCATCGGCGGCGCCTACCTGATCCTCGACGCCACCGCCGGCGAACGCGAGCGGCAATCGCTGGAACCGCTGCTGGCCACGCCGGCCTCGCGCGGGGCCATCGTCAGCGGCAAGATCGCCGCCGCCTGCGTGGTCGGGCTGGCCTCGCTGCTGCTGACCCTGCTCGCGTTCAAGCTCAGCGCGCAGTTCGCCAGCGGCATCGGCCGCCAGCTCAACGTCGGCTTCGTGGCGATGCTGCAGATGCTGTTCGTGCTGGTGCCGATGCTGTTCATCGGCACCTCGCTGCTGACCGTGCTGGCCGCGGCGGCCAAGAGCATGAAGGAAGCGCAGAGCCACATGACCTGGCTGATGCTGCTGCCGATGCTGCCCGGCTATGCGCTGATGGTGTATCCGCTGAAGACCACGCTGTGGCAGTTCGCGGTGCCGTTCCTGGCGCAGAACCAGATGCTGCTGAAGATCATCCGCCGCGAACCGATCGACCTGCAGATCTGGGCGGTGTACCTGGCCGCCGGCTTCGGGCTGGCCGCGGTGCTGTGGCTGGCCGCGGTGCGTCGTTACCGGCAGGAGCGCCTGGCGATCTCGGGGTGA
- a CDS encoding CPBP family intramembrane glutamic endopeptidase: MLSDSPPRHAPSSGSVAAFGARQIDLGERRFLRAGRLRWLRAVAWAFVLFVLVAASSAWTAKLLGAWSRTSGLAQFAPYLASVAVALGVYVLAVRLCEDRWPSELAMRPLLPQMVAGLLLGAAMFATVMAIMAACGLYEIRFAGPAPAWVAVGKAVQAGVVEELMLRAILLRLLWRAFGPWVAFAASAALFGFAHIGNPNATVFAAMCIALEAGIMLGAFYVLTGRIWMSIGVHAAWNFTQGYLFGAAVSGTAMGPAIAHSTARAGVPDWLTGGAFGPEASLPGLVVCMAVGLAATRRAWRAGRFSGDR, encoded by the coding sequence ATGCTCTCCGATTCGCCACCTCGCCACGCTCCTTCGTCCGGTTCCGTCGCAGCGTTCGGCGCACGCCAGATCGACCTGGGCGAACGCCGCTTTCTGCGCGCCGGGCGGCTGCGCTGGCTCAGGGCGGTCGCCTGGGCCTTCGTGCTGTTCGTGCTGGTCGCCGCCTCGTCCGCGTGGACGGCGAAGCTGCTGGGCGCCTGGTCCAGGACTTCCGGCCTGGCGCAGTTCGCTCCCTACCTGGCGTCGGTCGCGGTCGCCTTGGGGGTCTATGTGCTGGCCGTTCGGCTGTGCGAAGACCGTTGGCCTTCCGAACTCGCGATGCGGCCGTTGCTGCCGCAGATGGTGGCCGGCCTGCTGCTGGGGGCGGCGATGTTCGCCACGGTCATGGCCATCATGGCCGCGTGCGGCCTCTACGAGATCCGGTTCGCTGGCCCGGCGCCGGCCTGGGTCGCGGTCGGCAAAGCGGTGCAGGCGGGCGTCGTCGAGGAACTGATGCTGCGCGCCATCCTGCTGCGCCTGTTGTGGCGGGCCTTCGGTCCGTGGGTGGCGTTCGCGGCCTCGGCCGCGCTGTTCGGCTTCGCCCACATCGGCAATCCGAACGCGACCGTGTTCGCGGCGATGTGCATCGCCTTGGAGGCCGGCATCATGCTCGGCGCCTTCTATGTCCTCACCGGGCGCATCTGGATGTCGATCGGCGTGCATGCCGCCTGGAATTTCACCCAGGGCTATCTGTTCGGCGCGGCCGTCTCCGGCACCGCGATGGGCCCCGCGATCGCGCACAGCACCGCACGCGCCGGTGTCCCGGACTGGCTGACCGGCGGCGCGTTCGGTCCGGAAGCCTCGTTGCCCGGGCTCGTGGTGTGCATGGCGGTCGGCCTGGCGGCGACGAGGCGCGCCTGGCGCGCGGGACGCTTCTCCGGCGACCGCTGA